DNA sequence from the Leptolyngbya subtilissima AS-A7 genome:
ACCCACTGGGTTGGGACCAGTTTGACGTAGGGGCATTGCACTGCAATGCCCCTACCAGAAGGTTCTTACTCTATTTAGCTGTAATCACTTAGAGCAGCTTAGCCAGGGTAGCTTCGGTACCTAATTCATGGAGCTGGTGCAGGTACTGGGTCACCGCCTCCACGAATCGTGACGACTGGGAGAGGTCGCCAAACACCTCTGTCAAATTCAGCAGCGGCATGGGGTCAGTGCCGCCCAACTTCGCCCGTTCCGTCAGCGTATCCGCCATCGGGTCGTCGATCGGCATGTCGTGGCCTTGATCGTCTTTGCCGTTGAGGTAGCGGAACCAGGCGGCGATGGTGAGACTGAGATAGTCGATCGCGCCGTTTTGCTCCAGCTTGTCGCGCAGGGAACCGAGCGCCCACTTAGGGATCTTGGCTGAGCTGTTGAGGCAGAGCCGGGGCAGCTGGTCGCGAATTTTCGGGTTCGAGAACCGTTCCACTAGGGTCTGCTTGTATTGAGTGACGTCGATACCAGGGACGGGGTGCAGGGTGGGGGTGACTTCATCCATCAGGTGCTCGACAGCCTGGCGAATTTGGGCATTGGCCATGGCTTCGTGAACGTAGCTGTAGCCTTTGAGCGAGCCGAGATAGCCAATCAGCTGGTGGCTGGTGTTGAGCAGCCGGATCTTCATCATCTCGTAGGGGTGGACGTCGTCGGTCATCTGCACGCCGACGCTTTCCCAGTCGGGGCGTCCGGCACTGAAGCGATCTTCAACCACCCACTGCAAGAAGGGCTCGGCCACCACGGGCCAGGCGTCGTCAATGTCGAATTGGTCGGCCACCATTTGCAGGTCGCCGGGGGCGGTGGCGGGGGTAATGCGATCGACCATGCAGTTGGGGAAGGCGACGTTCTCTCTGATCCACTCGCCCATGTCGGGGTTTTGCAGCTCGGCGAAGGTGGTCAACATTCTGCCCACCATATCGCCGTTACCCTGGATGTTGTCGCAGGAGAGCACGGTAAAGGGTGCGATGCCCCGTTGCTGCCGCCGGGCCAGGGCGGCGGTGAGAAAGCCGTAGACTCCCTGGGGCTGGTCAGGGTTTTGCAGGTCGTGCTGAATGGTGGGATGGTTGGCGTCGAATTCGCCCGTGCCCTCGACGACGTAGTAGCCGCCTTCGGTGATAGTCAGGGTGACGATGCGGCACTGGGGGTTGGCCAGGACTTCGATGACAGCCTCGCGGTCGGCGGGGGCGAATAGGTATTGGGTGATCGAGCCGATGACGCGGGCGTCGTCACCGGCTGGCGATCGCTCCACCAGGGTATACAAACAATCCTGAGACTCCAGGGCATCGCGCATTCTCTGGTCAAACTCCAGCAGACCGACACCGCAGATGGCCCAGTCGCTGCCGGGGTTTTGCTCCAGGTAGTTGTCTAGATAGAGCGCCTGGTGGGCGCGGTGAAAGCCGCCGACCCCGATGTGGACAATGCCGGGGGTGACGGCGCTGCGATCGTACCGGGGCACGCGCACGCGATCGCTCAGCTGGCCGAGCGATCGCTCATTCAGCTTGACGAGGGACTTCGTGGTGTTGGATGGGCTGTTCATAGGTCTGCTCTCGCGGGGCTTTGGTTTGTAGCGGGACTTCGGGATGGCGGGTGAGGCTGAGGGGATGGCGCTCGGCTTTGGGAATGGCTTGGCCTTCGCCATCGAACAGGTGGCAAAGGTGGCCATCGATGGTGACGGGAACGCGATCGCGCACCTTGGCCCGGCTGTTGCCGTCGGTCTGCACGATAAAGGTGTCGCCGCCAGCGACCTTGACGTAGAGGTAGGTTTCGCCGCCCAGACGCTCCACCACCAAGACTTCGCCCATCAGGGTGGGGTTAGTGGCATCGATCCGCAGGTGCTCGGGGCGAATGCCCAGGGTGGCGCGATCGCCCGCCATCAAAGTTCTCGGCTGCACCGGAATGGTAATGGTGGCATCGCCCGGCAGGCGCACGGTGGTGCCAGAATCTTGCACCCCGGTGGTTTGCACCGAGAGAAAGTTCATCTTGGGCGAGCCGATGAACCCGGCCACAAACAGGTTGCGGGGATGATGGTATAGCTCTAGCGGCGAACCGACCTGCTCGACTACGCCGCCCTGGAGCACCACAATCTTGTCGGCCAGGGTCATAGCTTCGATCTGGTCGTGGGTGACGTAGATCATGGTGGATTGCAGGCTTTCGTGCAGCCCCGACAGCTCAATGCGCATCTGCACCCGCAGCGAGGCATCCAGGTTCGACAGGGGCTCATCAAACAAAAACACCTTGGGGTTGCGCACCAGGGCTCGGCCAATGGCGACCCGCTGCCGCTGCCCTCCCGAGAGCTTGCCCGGCTTGCGATCGAGCAATGGCTCCAGCTGCAAGATCCGCGCCACATCCCGTGCCCGCTCCATACGCCGCTCCTTAGAAACCCCGGCTAGGCGCAGGCTAAAGGCCATATTCTCGGCCACGGTCATGTGGGGGTACAGGGCGTAGGTTTGGAACACCATCGCCAGCCCTCGTTGGTCGGGCGGCACATCGTTCATGCGCTCGCCATCGACGAGCAGGTCGCCGGAGGTGATGTCTTCTAAACCGGCGATCATGCGCAGCAGGGTCGATTTGCCGCAGCCGGAGGGGCCGACAAAGACGACAAATTCTTGGTCATGAATGTCGAGATTGACGCCTTTAATAACTTCGTTGTCGACGTAAGTTTTATGGATATCTCGTAACGTGACGGTTGACATAGGTGGCTCACCTTATTAAGTGAAAAGTTAAACAATTGTGGTTTTGCTGAGAGGTCTTTTGGGAAAATTATCTGTCATAGCAATAGGGCCTTGCTGGTCCTCCCCTGCCCCCCTTAAAAAGGGGGGAGTGCTGTTCAAATTCCCCCTTTTTAAGGGGGAATTAGGGGGATCTCCACCTTCGCTACAGGAAACAGAAATTTGCGAACAACCTCCAAACAATTTCTACTTGACGGCCCCAAAGGTGAGACCTCGCACCAGCTGCCGCTGGCTGACCCAGCCAAAGATCAAAATGGGGGCGATCGCCATGCTAGAAGCCGCCGATAGCTTTGCCCAAAACAAACCCTGGGGGCTAGAAAATGACGCAATAAACGCCGTCAATGGAGCCGCATCAAAGGTGGTCAAATTGAGGCTCCAGAAGGCTTCATTCCACGACAAAATAATCGAGAGCAGAGCAGTGGAGAAAATTCCTGGCAGGGCTAGGGGCAGCAGCACATGCACCAGTTCCTGATAGGTAGAAGCGCCATCCATGCGATCGGCTTCGAGAATTTCCTTTGGCACTTCTTTGAAGAAGCTGTAGATCATCCACACCACAATTGGCAGGTTAATCAACGTGTAAATGATGATTAAACCGATGCGGGTGTCTAGCAGACCCGTTTCTCGTGCCAAGATGTAGATCGGCACCAGCACGCCCACGGCGGGCAGCATTTTGGTCGACAGCATCCACAGCAGGGTGCTCTTGGTGCGCTTGGTGGGGAAAAACGACATGGCGTAGGCTGCCGGAATCGCCAACAGCAGCGACAAAATCGTCGCCCCCAGGGAAATCACCACGCTGTTCAAGGCAAAGTTAAAGTACGAGGCTCGAGTCTGCACCGCCACGTAGTTTTCTAGGGTGGGCCGAAAGAACAGCTGGGGCGGCGTGGCGACCGCCGCCACCTCGGTCTTAAAGCTGGTGATAAACATCCAGAAAATCGGGAAGAACAGCAGGCAGGCCACCAGCCAGCCCAGCAGGGGAATCCACCAGCGGTAGGATTGCTTAGTTGCCATATCAAGAGTCCAAATTACGAGCAACACTGCGCATCAGGAAAATCGCCACGATGTTGGCCAGCACGACGGCAATTAAACCGCCCGCCGAGGCTCCACCGACGTCAAATTCCAGCAGCGCTTTGAGGTAGATGTAGTAGGCCAGGTTGGTGGTGGCGAGGCCAGGGCCGCCCCCGGTGGTAACGAAAATTTCGGCAAAGATGGTGAGAAAGAAAATCGTCTCGATCATGGCGACCACGGCGATCGCCCGATTGAGGTGAGGCAGCACCACAAAGCGGAACAGCTGCATGGCACTGGCACCATCCATGCGGGCCGCCTCCATCTGGTCAGTATCGAGGGACTGAATTGCCGTCAGCAAAATCAGCAGGGCAAAGGGCAGCCACTGCCAAGCCACGATGATGATGATCGCCAGCAGCGGAAAGTCGGCAAACCAGTCGATCGCACCCAGGCCGAGCCCCCGCGTGATCTGGGCAAACAGCCCGTTCACCGGGTGCATCAGCATGTTTTTCCAGATCAGGGCGCTGACCGTGGGCATGACAAAAAATGGCGAAATTGCCAGCACCCGCGCCACGCCGCGACCGGGAAACTCCTGGTTGAACAGCACCGCCAGCACGGTGCCGAGGCCAATCGTAATTGCCAGCACCGACACTACCAGCACCATCGTGATGCCGATCGAAATCCACAGAGTCGGGTCGGTGAGAATGTAGGCAAAGTTAGCGAAGCCGACAAACTCGCGATTGTCGGGAATCAGCAGGTTGTAGCGCTGGAAGGCAAACCAGATGGCCATCGCCAGCGGCACCACCATCCAGAGCACCAGCAGAATCACCGACGGTGCCACCAGCAGCCGAGCGGGAATCGAGCGGTGCGATCGCGCCCGCGCGGGCGGCGGCGAGTGGGTAGGGGTTGCGATAGATGAGGTCATGGGGAAGGGGTGGATAGGTGGATGAGTGGGAGGGTGGGGGAGTAGGCGAGTGGGAGGGTGGGAGGGTGGATGAGTGGGGAGTGTTGGGTTATTGGATGTTGGGTATCAGGTATCAGGTATTGGGAAAAAGCAACTACCCATCCACCCGCCTACCCTCCCACCCCCTACCCGTCTACTCGATATAGCCGGTATGACGCATGAACCGTTCAGCGACGGTTTGCGACTGGGCGATCGCTTGGTCAACCGAGACCTGATCAGCTAGGGCTGAGGCCATGCGCTGGCCGACTTGGGTGCCGATTGCCTGAAACTCAGGGATATCGACGTACTGCACGCCTTTGTAGGGGGTGGGCAGTGGGGATGGGTTGGTGATATCAGCTGCCTGGATGGAATCCAGCACGATTTTTGCAAAGGGGGCGGCTGCTTGATAGTCAGGGTTCTCGTAGGTGGAGGTGCGGGTGCCGGGGGGTACTGAGACCCAGCCGTATTCGTCCGCTACCAGCTGCACGTACTCCTTGGAGGTGGCCCAGGCGACGAAGCGCTCGGCGGCCTCGGGCGACTGGGATGTGGCTGGAATTGCTAGCGCCCAAGACCACAACCAGTTAGAGCCGTTGGGGTAAGACTCGACTGGGGCGCGGGCAAAGCCGAGGCGATCGGCCACCTGCGACTGCTCAGGGTTCGAGAGCAGCCCGGCAGCGACGGTGGCATCGATCCACATGCCGCACTTGCCGGTGGAGAACAGGGCCAAGTTTTCGTTAAAGCCGTTGGAACTGGCTCCGGGCGGCCCGTACTGGTTCATCACATCAACGTAATAATTGACGGCGTTTTGCCACTCGGGGCTGTCGATGGTGGGCTGCCAGTCCATGTCGAACCAGCGGCCGCCGAAGGTGTTGACCAGGGTGGTGAGAAAGGCCATATTCTCGCCCCAGCCCGGCTTGCCCCGCAGGCAAATGCCGTAGACGCCGTTGGTTGGGTCGTGCACCTGGCTGGCCCACTCGCCCACCTGGGCATAGGTGGGGTTGGGGGGCACCGTAATGCCCGCCTTGTCAAACAGGTCGGTGCGGTAGTAAAGCATCGAGCTTTCGCCGTAGAAGGGCACCGCATAGAGGTTGTCTTCGTAGGAAAGCCCGGTGCGAATCGGGTCGATCAGGTCGTCAACGTCGTACTCGGCGGGCAGCCCGTCGAGCGATCGCAGCCAGCCCCGCCTGGCCCAGATTGGCGTTTCGTAGGACCCAATCGTCAATACATCGAACTGACCGCCCTGGCTGGCCACATCGGTGGTGGTGCGCTGGCGCAGAATGTTTTCCTCTAGCACCACCCAGCGCAGCTCGATATCGGGGTTGTCGGCTTCGAAATGGCTCGACAGGTCTTGCATCACCACCATGTCGCCGTTGTTGACGGTGGCGATGGTTAGACGAGTGCGGTCCCCGGCCTGGGGGCCTGCTGAACAGGCATTGACCAGCTGCACCAGCAGCAGGCCAATGAGGAATGCTGCCAGCATTCGGGCTCGGCGAAATAAGCGCATCGCACGGCTCCTCGAATTGCTAAAAAATAAACTAAATTGAACTTATGCTCTAGTCATGGGCAAAAGCCCAATAATGGAATCATACTGATGTCGCTTCCCAGGGGCGAGGCGTTCAGTAGTATTCGCAACAATTCTTGATTGCAGTTCTAATCTTGAGGCCACCTGTATGAGCGCGACGGCAACCTACGATTTCCAGGGCAAAACCATTCTGATTACTGGTGGGGCGGGGGAAATTGGCAAAGCTACCGCTCACCGATTTGCCGCCAACGGAGCAACAATTGTGTTGCTAGATATTAACGAGATGAGGCTGGCCGAGGTCGCCCAGGGGCTAAAAGACTATGGCAATCCTGTGTACACCGTTCGCTGCGATGTCACCGATGCCCAGGAGGTGGCCGACATGATTGCGATCGCCGTTGAGCAGGTGGGTCAGCTCGACTATGTGTTTAACAATGCCGGCTACCAGGGTGCGTTTGCCAAGACCGATGAATATCCTGAGGAAGACTTCCAGAAGGTGATCGACATCAACGTGGTCGGTGTGTTTCACATTCTCAAGGCCGCTGCCCAGCACTTGCGGAAGGCGGGCGGGGCGATCGTCAACATGGCTAGCCACGCCGGGGTAGATGGGCCGCCCAACATGCTGGCCTACGCCGCCTCAAAGTTTGCGGTGGTTGGCATGACCCAGACCGCTGCCAAAGACCTAGCCCCTTATGGTATTCGCGTTAACGCTCTGTCACCGTCGCTAGTTGGCCCCGGCTTCATGTGGACTCGGCAGACTGAACTACAGGCGGGGGTAGGATCGCAGTACTTTGACGCCGACCCCAAAGTGGTCGAGCAGCAGATGATCAACTTGGTGCCGCTGCGCCGGTTGGGTCGGTTGGAAGAAGTTGCCAACGGAGTTGCTTTTTTAATGAGTGATGAGGCTAGCTATATTACTGGCTTCAATTTGGATATTACGGGAGGACAATAGAATTGAGCAAATATTCTCTAGCGGACGATATGCTCAATCATTCTTTGGGTAGATCTTTAATCAAATAAAATCCTTCTTTAGGCAGTGGTGGATGAGGTGACCAGATGGGAGACATGTATGCGGAGAAACGCGATGGTCGGAGACCGGCCCAGCAGGGCCATCGTAGGCTTGACCTAGCGGCCCACGCCGCCTGGCTCTACTACATTGCCGGTAATACCCAGGAGGAAATTGCCGCTAAACTCAACGTGTCGCGGCAGGCAGCCCAGCGCTTGGTGGCCTTGGCCGTCAGCGAAAAGCTGATCAAATTTCGCCTCGACCATCCCCTCAGCCACTGCATCGCCCTGGCCGAGGCCCTGCGGGATCGGTTCGCTCTATCGATGTGTGAAGTCGTGCCCGACCCCGCCGTCGGTGGCGACCTCTACAACGGCTTGGGCGTCTGCGCGGCGACTTACCTGGAAACCTATCTTGTTGCCAGAACCCCTTCTATTCTGGCCTTTAGCTCGGGGCGCACCCTGCGGGCCATGGTGGATCAAATTCCCTCAATGGATCAGCCTCAGCACAAGATTGTCTCGATTGTGGGCAACATGTCGCACTGCGGTCTGGCCGGTCGCCATGAGGTGGTCATGCATTTGTCTGATCGGGTGGGGTCGCAGACCTATCCGGTGCCCACTCCAGCGGTGGCCACCAGCGTGGAGGAGCGCGACCTGCTGCAAACCCAGCGATCGTTTCTGGCGGTTAAGGCCCTGGCGGAGCAGGCGAAGGTTACTTTTGTTGGCGTTAGTCACATCGCCTGGAACGCGCCCCTGCACGAGGACGGCTTTATCAACGATGCCGAACTGACCGAGTTAATTGAGCTGGGGGCTGTGGGCGAAATTGCGGGTTGGGCGTTCAACTCCCAGGGAAAGTTGCTGCAAGCAGGTACCAACAGCCGAGTTGCGGGTGTGCCCCTAGAGCAACCAGCCCGGCGTCTGATCATCGGCGTTGCTGGGGGGCTTCGCAAAGCCGAGGCCATTCGCGCGGCCCTACAAGGTCGGCTGATTAGCGGGTTGATTGCCGATGAAGCCGCCGCCACAGCGATTTTGATGAAGGGATAGCTGTTATCGACCCGAGATCGGCTAGCTCGGACAAATGGGTTTAGAGCGATTTAGGAGAAAACCATGACCGAGCCCGTGATTTGTTTAGGAGAATGCTTAGTCGATCGCCTGTTTGAGGTCGGTGAAACCCCTGGGGCAGCCTCAAGCCAGGGCATCGATTATCCCGGTGGAGCGCCGGCTAACGTGGCCTCTGCGATCGCTAAACTCGGCACCCCCACCCGCCTAGTCAGCGCTCTGGGCGAGGATGACCTGGGCGATTGGCTAATTGAGGTCTTGCAGGAGCAGGGGGTGGCATGCCAGATTCAGCGGGTGGCCGATATGCCTACCCGCACGGTGCTGGTGCAGCGGGATGAAACGGGCGATCGCCAGTTTATCGGCTTTAGCGCCCCCGACCCCGCTGCCTTTGCCGATGCCTACCTTACCCCCGACTGGATAGATACCGTCGATTTTAGCGGGGTAAAGTATAAAGTGATGGGGACGCTGGGCTTGGCTTACCCCACCACCGCCAGCGCCATGGAGCGAGCGCGGGATAAGGCCCAGCAGGCCGGGGCCAAAATTGTGATCGATCTAAACTGGCGGCCAGTGTTTTGGCCTGAGGTAGAACTCGCACCACCCAAAATTCGGGAATTTTTGCAGATCGCCGATCTGCTCAAGCTCTCTAAGGAAGAAGCTCAATGGCTGTTGGATACGGATTCCGCTGCTGAG
Encoded proteins:
- a CDS encoding mannitol dehydrogenase family protein, yielding MNSPSNTTKSLVKLNERSLGQLSDRVRVPRYDRSAVTPGIVHIGVGGFHRAHQALYLDNYLEQNPGSDWAICGVGLLEFDQRMRDALESQDCLYTLVERSPAGDDARVIGSITQYLFAPADREAVIEVLANPQCRIVTLTITEGGYYVVEGTGEFDANHPTIQHDLQNPDQPQGVYGFLTAALARRQQRGIAPFTVLSCDNIQGNGDMVGRMLTTFAELQNPDMGEWIRENVAFPNCMVDRITPATAPGDLQMVADQFDIDDAWPVVAEPFLQWVVEDRFSAGRPDWESVGVQMTDDVHPYEMMKIRLLNTSHQLIGYLGSLKGYSYVHEAMANAQIRQAVEHLMDEVTPTLHPVPGIDVTQYKQTLVERFSNPKIRDQLPRLCLNSSAKIPKWALGSLRDKLEQNGAIDYLSLTIAAWFRYLNGKDDQGHDMPIDDPMADTLTERAKLGGTDPMPLLNLTEVFGDLSQSSRFVEAVTQYLHQLHELGTEATLAKLL
- a CDS encoding ABC transporter ATP-binding protein codes for the protein MSTVTLRDIHKTYVDNEVIKGVNLDIHDQEFVVFVGPSGCGKSTLLRMIAGLEDITSGDLLVDGERMNDVPPDQRGLAMVFQTYALYPHMTVAENMAFSLRLAGVSKERRMERARDVARILQLEPLLDRKPGKLSGGQRQRVAIGRALVRNPKVFLFDEPLSNLDASLRVQMRIELSGLHESLQSTMIYVTHDQIEAMTLADKIVVLQGGVVEQVGSPLELYHHPRNLFVAGFIGSPKMNFLSVQTTGVQDSGTTVRLPGDATITIPVQPRTLMAGDRATLGIRPEHLRIDATNPTLMGEVLVVERLGGETYLYVKVAGGDTFIVQTDGNSRAKVRDRVPVTIDGHLCHLFDGEGQAIPKAERHPLSLTRHPEVPLQTKAPREQTYEQPIQHHEVPRQAE
- a CDS encoding carbohydrate ABC transporter permease, which translates into the protein MATKQSYRWWIPLLGWLVACLLFFPIFWMFITSFKTEVAAVATPPQLFFRPTLENYVAVQTRASYFNFALNSVVISLGATILSLLLAIPAAYAMSFFPTKRTKSTLLWMLSTKMLPAVGVLVPIYILARETGLLDTRIGLIIIYTLINLPIVVWMIYSFFKEVPKEILEADRMDGASTYQELVHVLLPLALPGIFSTALLSIILSWNEAFWSLNLTTFDAAPLTAFIASFSSPQGLFWAKLSAASSMAIAPILIFGWVSQRQLVRGLTFGAVK
- a CDS encoding carbohydrate ABC transporter permease; the protein is MTSSIATPTHSPPPARARSHRSIPARLLVAPSVILLVLWMVVPLAMAIWFAFQRYNLLIPDNREFVGFANFAYILTDPTLWISIGITMVLVVSVLAITIGLGTVLAVLFNQEFPGRGVARVLAISPFFVMPTVSALIWKNMLMHPVNGLFAQITRGLGLGAIDWFADFPLLAIIIIVAWQWLPFALLILLTAIQSLDTDQMEAARMDGASAMQLFRFVVLPHLNRAIAVVAMIETIFFLTIFAEIFVTTGGGPGLATTNLAYYIYLKALLEFDVGGASAGGLIAVVLANIVAIFLMRSVARNLDS
- a CDS encoding ABC transporter substrate-binding protein encodes the protein MRLFRRARMLAAFLIGLLLVQLVNACSAGPQAGDRTRLTIATVNNGDMVVMQDLSSHFEADNPDIELRWVVLEENILRQRTTTDVASQGGQFDVLTIGSYETPIWARRGWLRSLDGLPAEYDVDDLIDPIRTGLSYEDNLYAVPFYGESSMLYYRTDLFDKAGITVPPNPTYAQVGEWASQVHDPTNGVYGICLRGKPGWGENMAFLTTLVNTFGGRWFDMDWQPTIDSPEWQNAVNYYVDVMNQYGPPGASSNGFNENLALFSTGKCGMWIDATVAAGLLSNPEQSQVADRLGFARAPVESYPNGSNWLWSWALAIPATSQSPEAAERFVAWATSKEYVQLVADEYGWVSVPPGTRTSTYENPDYQAAAPFAKIVLDSIQAADITNPSPLPTPYKGVQYVDIPEFQAIGTQVGQRMASALADQVSVDQAIAQSQTVAERFMRHTGYIE
- a CDS encoding SDR family NAD(P)-dependent oxidoreductase, whose translation is MSATATYDFQGKTILITGGAGEIGKATAHRFAANGATIVLLDINEMRLAEVAQGLKDYGNPVYTVRCDVTDAQEVADMIAIAVEQVGQLDYVFNNAGYQGAFAKTDEYPEEDFQKVIDINVVGVFHILKAAAQHLRKAGGAIVNMASHAGVDGPPNMLAYAASKFAVVGMTQTAAKDLAPYGIRVNALSPSLVGPGFMWTRQTELQAGVGSQYFDADPKVVEQQMINLVPLRRLGRLEEVANGVAFLMSDEASYITGFNLDITGGQ
- a CDS encoding sugar-binding transcriptional regulator, whose translation is MGDMYAEKRDGRRPAQQGHRRLDLAAHAAWLYYIAGNTQEEIAAKLNVSRQAAQRLVALAVSEKLIKFRLDHPLSHCIALAEALRDRFALSMCEVVPDPAVGGDLYNGLGVCAATYLETYLVARTPSILAFSSGRTLRAMVDQIPSMDQPQHKIVSIVGNMSHCGLAGRHEVVMHLSDRVGSQTYPVPTPAVATSVEERDLLQTQRSFLAVKALAEQAKVTFVGVSHIAWNAPLHEDGFINDAELTELIELGAVGEIAGWAFNSQGKLLQAGTNSRVAGVPLEQPARRLIIGVAGGLRKAEAIRAALQGRLISGLIADEAAATAILMKG
- a CDS encoding carbohydrate kinase family protein codes for the protein MTEPVICLGECLVDRLFEVGETPGAASSQGIDYPGGAPANVASAIAKLGTPTRLVSALGEDDLGDWLIEVLQEQGVACQIQRVADMPTRTVLVQRDETGDRQFIGFSAPDPAAFADAYLTPDWIDTVDFSGVKYKVMGTLGLAYPTTASAMERARDKAQQAGAKIVIDLNWRPVFWPEVELAPPKIREFLQIADLLKLSKEEAQWLLDTDSAAEICQQFPQCEAVLLTDGGNGSTCATKQHSVSLPAFDVSSKDTTGAGDAFLAGILHQLCQRGWNVWQDPAEIKAVLRYASAVGALTTLKPGAIAAQPTPQEVDAFLHQQAAASS